A stretch of Nymphaea colorata isolate Beijing-Zhang1983 unplaced genomic scaffold, ASM883128v2 scaffold0257, whole genome shotgun sequence DNA encodes these proteins:
- the LOC126409432 gene encoding cytochrome b6-f complex subunit 4: MSGSFGGWIHKNSPIPITKKPDLNDPVLRAKLAKGMGHNYYGEPAWPNDLLYIFPVVILGTIACNVGLAVLEPSMIGEPADPFATPLEILPEWYFFPVFQILRTVPNKLLGVLLMVSVPAGLLTVPFLENVNKFQNPFRRPVATTVFLIGTAVALWLGIGATLPIDKSLTLGLFQIKIDLEILR; this comes from the coding sequence ATGTCCGGTTCTTTCGGGGGATGGATCCATAAGAATTCACCTATCCCAATAACAAAGAAACCCGACTTGAATGATCCTGTATTAAGAGCAAAATTGGCTAAGGGGATGGGACATAATTATTATGGGGAACCGGCATGGCCTaatgatcttttatatatttttcccgTAGTAATTCTAGGTACTATTGCATGTAACGTAGGTCTAGCGGTTCTAGAGCCATCAATGATTGGTGAACCGGCAGATCCATTTGCAACTCCTTTGGAAATATTACCCGAATGGTACTTCTTTCCCGTATTTCAAATACTCCGTACAGTACCCAATAAGTTATTGGGTGTTCTTTTAATGGTTTCGGTACCAGCGGGATTATTGACAGTACCCTTTTTGGAAAATGTTAATAAATTCCAAAATCCATTCCGTCGCCCAGTAGCTACAACAGTCTTTTTGATTGGTACGGCAGTAGCCCTTTGGTTAGGTATTGGAGCAACATTACCTATTGATAAGTCTCTAACTTTAggtctttttcaaattaaaatagatCTTGAAATACTAAGGTAA
- the LOC126409431 gene encoding DNA-directed RNA polymerase subunit alpha-like → MVREEVPVSTRTLQWKCVESRADSKRLYYGRFVLSPLMKGQADTIGIAMRRALLGELEGTCITRAKSDKVPHEYSTIVGIEESVHEILMNLKKIVFRSDLYGTLDASIYVRGPRHVTAQDIISPPSVEIVDTTQHIAVLTEPVDLCIELKIERGRGYCTRTPNNYQDGSYPIDAVSMPVRNANHSIHSYGNGNEKQEILFLEIWTNGSLTPKEALYEASRNLIDLFIPFLHAEEQDINRNMEDNQKRASVPFFTFDDGLDNMKREIILKRIFIDQLELPPRTYNCLKRSNIHTLLDLLSKSQEDLMRIEHFRVEDVKQIFDILQKGFTIDLLKNSTQFESR, encoded by the coding sequence ATGGTTCGGGAGGAAGTACCAGTATCCACTCGGACGCTACAGTGGAAGTGTGTTGAATCAAGAGCAGACAGCAAACGCCTTTATTATGGTCGTTTCGTTTTATCCCCACTTATGAAGGGTCAAGCCGATACAATCGGTATCGCGATGCGAAGGGCTTTACTTGGAGAACTAGAAGGAACATGTATTACGCGCGCAAAATCTGATAAGGTACCACATGAATATTCTACGATAGTAGGTATTGAAGAATCAGTCCAtgaaattttaatgaatttgaaaaaaattgtatttagaaGTGATCTGTACGGAACTCTCGACGCATCTATCTATGTCAGGGGCCCTAGACACGTAACTGCTCAAGATATCATCTCACCACCTTCTGTAGAAATAGTTGATACTACACAGCATATAGCTGTCCTAACGGAACCGGTTGATTTGTGcattgaattaaaaattgagaGGGGTCGTGGATATTGTACGAGAACCCCAAATAACTATCAAGACGGAAGCTATCCTATAGATGCTGTATCCATGCCTGTTCGAAATGCGAATCATAGTATTCATTCTTATGGGAATGGGAATGAGAAACAAGAgatactttttcttgaaatatggACGAATGGAAGTTTAACTCCTAAGGAAGCGCTTTATGAAGCTTCTCGTAATTTGATCgatttatttattccttttttacaTGCGGAGGAACAGGACATAAATAGAAATATGGAGGACAATCAAAAAAGGGCTAGTGTGCCCTTTTTTACCTTTGATGATGGATTGGAtaatatgaaaagagaaatcatattgAAACGTATTTTTATTGATCAATTAGAATTGCCTCCTAGGACTTATAACTGTCTCAAAAGGTCTAATATACATACATTGCTGGACCTTTTGagtaaaagtcaagaagatCTTATGAGAATTGAGCATTTTCGCGTAGAAGACGTAAAACAAATATTCGACATTCTACAGAAGGGTTTCACAATCGACTTGCTTAAAAATTCAACTCAGTTTGAATCccgttga